The Actinomycetota bacterium genome has a window encoding:
- a CDS encoding GNAT family N-acetyltransferase gives MAIEIRPVRPDEYAAAGEITRRAYMEFVRPGDSDWDSYLDELGDVAGRIDRTLVLVAVEGDRILGTATLELEQRIDDEDPPLRPEEAHIRMVGVDPSARGRGIGRALMDACLDEARARGKALVTLHTTARMKAAHRMYESMGFTRGADRVFPSGFVLMSYSLPIGQ, from the coding sequence GTGGCCATCGAGATCCGGCCCGTGCGCCCCGACGAGTACGCCGCCGCCGGCGAGATCACCCGGCGGGCGTACATGGAGTTCGTCCGGCCGGGCGACAGCGACTGGGATTCCTACCTGGACGAGCTGGGCGACGTGGCCGGCCGGATCGATCGAACCCTCGTGCTGGTGGCGGTGGAGGGCGACCGCATCCTGGGCACGGCCACCCTCGAGCTCGAACAGCGGATCGACGACGAGGACCCGCCCCTCCGGCCCGAGGAGGCCCACATCCGCATGGTGGGCGTGGACCCCTCGGCCCGCGGGCGGGGGATCGGCCGGGCCCTGATGGACGCCTGCCTGGACGAGGCCCGGGCCCGGGGCAAGGCGCTGGTCACCCTGCACACGACGGCCCGGATGAAGGCGGCCCATCGCATGTACGAGTCCATGGGGTTCACCCGGGGAGCCGACCGCGTGTTCCCCAGCGGGTTCGTACTGATGTCCTACTCGCTGCCGATCGGGCAGTAG
- a CDS encoding isocitrate/isopropylmalate dehydrogenase family protein: MAHLVTLIPGDGIGPEVAHAARVVLEATGVELRWDVQEAGTAVMQREGTPLPDRVLDSIRHSRTALKGPITTPVGTGFRSVNVALRQELDLFAAVRPSRTLPGTLTHHPPLDLVVIRENTEDLYAGIEFERGSDQAARLRDLLRELGGVELRPDAGVTVKPISVTGTRRIVQFAFDFARRNGRKRITVGHKANIMRFSDGVFLGTAMEEAAAYPDIELEPMQVDELAMWLAWEPETLDEILLPNLYGDIISDLCAGLVGGLGLAPGANLGWEYAVFEPVHGSAPDIAGRGLADPVAMVLSGALMLRHLSERPAAEAVEAAVTRVLADGTHVTRDLGGNASTEEMANALAGEARSILANGSGLDPVRPRE, translated from the coding sequence GTGGCCCACCTGGTGACGCTGATCCCGGGCGACGGCATCGGTCCCGAGGTCGCCCACGCGGCGCGGGTGGTGCTGGAGGCCACCGGCGTGGAGCTCCGGTGGGACGTCCAGGAGGCCGGCACCGCCGTCATGCAGCGGGAGGGAACTCCCCTCCCGGACCGGGTCCTCGATTCCATCCGGCATTCCCGCACCGCGCTGAAGGGGCCCATCACCACGCCGGTCGGGACGGGGTTCCGCAGCGTCAACGTGGCCCTGCGCCAGGAGCTCGACCTGTTCGCCGCGGTCCGGCCCTCCCGCACGTTGCCCGGGACTCTCACCCACCATCCGCCGCTCGACCTGGTGGTGATCCGGGAGAACACGGAGGACCTGTACGCCGGGATCGAGTTCGAACGTGGCTCCGATCAGGCGGCCCGGCTCCGGGACCTCCTGCGGGAGCTGGGCGGGGTGGAGCTCCGGCCGGACGCCGGTGTGACGGTGAAGCCGATCTCGGTGACGGGGACCCGCCGGATCGTGCAGTTCGCGTTCGACTTCGCCCGCCGGAACGGGCGGAAACGGATCACCGTGGGCCACAAGGCGAACATCATGCGGTTCTCCGACGGGGTGTTCCTGGGGACCGCGATGGAGGAAGCGGCGGCCTATCCGGACATCGAGCTCGAGCCGATGCAGGTGGACGAGCTGGCCATGTGGCTGGCCTGGGAGCCCGAGACACTCGACGAGATCCTGCTTCCCAACCTGTACGGCGACATCATCTCCGACCTGTGCGCCGGCCTGGTGGGAGGCCTCGGGCTGGCCCCGGGAGCGAACCTGGGGTGGGAGTACGCCGTGTTCGAGCCGGTGCACGGCAGCGCCCCGGACATCGCCGGACGGGGGCTGGCCGACCCGGTGGCCATGGTCCTGTCGGGCGCCCTCATGCTCCGCCATCTGTCGGAGCGGCCCGCGGCGGAGGCCGTGGAGGCGGCGGTGACGCGGGTCCTGGCCGACGGCACCCACGTCACCCGCGACCTCGGCGGGAACGCCTCCACCGAGGAGATGGCCAACGCCCTGGCCGGGGAGGCCCGTTCCATCCTGGCGAACGGCTCGGGGCTCGATCCGGTCCGGCCTCGGGAGTAG